One segment of Fusarium oxysporum f. sp. lycopersici 4287 chromosome 7, whole genome shotgun sequence DNA contains the following:
- a CDS encoding hypothetical protein (At least one base has a quality score < 10) produces the protein MQHLDASQWDQFATDIILADADALEKCHQPVSRKSVTHSAIIVTRRGLRKLFSSNELSKKRLSASVDVLTAKGAQSTSRNAVLLGVIAGVSARKDHLRPILDSLKSKYYDFFAREIIGSRTSVPEHLVLGLGDFFTSFATLEEISKELIPALEKGLLRAPEVILGGVITPLVRCLPDNFDLSKILEQNLLKPLLSNAKSTNAAIRAGSLDAFSALVNKSGDTASLEKVINEVATPLKSGKLASPDHRVLHAQMLQTAPLSKASAEQVANAVAVIAAKEGNESALAAETSALAKAVSFLLTNDAEVPKSVLESVTKGLTEKKIPSRKYWLLRVGGILQSINEAQSVSSAMAAFVDAVIPKVITTFTEVTSNAASAAQNGLIVGAYILTAVSTHIQRLLPGSAADLSMAKASVTKQSLSLDPKSSFLLSPRIYSKVTADEDLKWFSRALNSIFQGLDKGADNQVALAWSEAIIHLVTAQSVPATVQQETSKTLSNLYVRSPKLVSSFIIAGLWDYLKHSGSPDKEPSSGAHNLIQVVKAICLTPSDIEKSGETINTEDLETQANNLLVLARSELIPRANWIDLCLRMELDPGNLVKKYQDELVTEIENQTSFSQKVDAIKKAAYNAAADLAFVAPETIIPRLLETLSRDLNAEQLHDIGPVEAAIFRTPEGTVFVDVLAKKSQQVLDKNKKDYDILKWEEELRSQLEKKKGQQKKLTPEENAKVNAQLKKESLIRQSITEIEARLLRGIGIIRSLATGPPTDAAQWLGTAVSLLIGIMDAGATMITGDAAPLAYITCAEKVTERLGSMRPFVGVAALRLRGVSLAENYQEEAVEDLVTRVLYRLRFAGEQRPFDSVSLIYALPLVLELLRKGGVGDSPDDADAQLVLAIEFLSYHTDVCSDEAVPRAELLSVLITSMQAYAQHYKLLRDCFADMCRCIAPNMDREEMVILAKGALVPETRVRSTVLQSISAEVDMSELGYSDEIWIAAHDDEEENQDLGREIWEESGFEVTPEVPLKMLPFLESKDGQLRRAAARSLAEAASLHNESLDAVLDQLKTTYVELAKPRVQQLDEFGMPKKMDLSDPWEGRQGIATAFKEIAPVFKVDQLDPFFDFLIDAGPLGDKNDAVRGEMLDASITAIEIHGKGILDDLMSKFEQTLEQPDKNSDAADRVNEAVIIMYGALARHLSPGDPKIPIVIDRLMATLSTPSETVQYAIAECLPPLIRACPDQSSKYFGQIMEQLLTSKKYAVQRGSAYGLAGLVMGRGIAALREYRVLSALTDAMENKKEANQREAALLAYELLSTMLGRVFEPYVIQIVPQLLTGFGDANANVREACLAAAKSCFAKLSSYGVKRIMPTLLDGLEEQQWRSKKGACDLLGAMAYLDPQQLANSLPDIIPPLTGVLNDSHKEVRAAANRSLKRFGEVINNPEIKSLVDIILKALSDPTKYTDEALDSLIKVQFVHYLDAPSLALVTRILQRGLGDRSNTKRKAAQVIGSLAHLTEKKDVVMHLPVLVAGLKIAIVDPVPTTRATASRALGSLVEKLGEDTLPDLIPGLMQTLKSDTGAGDRLGSAQALSEVLAGLGTTRLEETLPTILQNVESSKPAVREGFMSLFIFLPVCFGNSFSNYLGRIVPPILAGLADDVESIRETALRAGRLLVKNFAARAVDLLLPELERGLADDSYRIRLSSVELVGDLLFNLTGIKAGTEAEDIEEDENIKEAGASLKETLGEEKRNKILSALYVCRCDTAGAVRSAAIAVWKVLVHSPRTLKELVPTLTQLLIRRLGSSNMEHKVIASNALGELIRKAGDSVLSSLLPTLEEGLQTSTDVDAKQGICFALRELISSASPEALEDHEKTLISVVRTALTDSDENVREAAAEAFDSLQQIFGKRAVDQVLPFLLNLLRSEGEADNALQALLTLLTETTRSNIILPNLIPTLTTPPISAFDAKALASLSKVAGPAMNRRLPNIINSLMDNEINCDDDGLREELATSFDTVVQSIDEYDGLNTVMNVLLQLLKHEDHRRRAATARHLGNFFAAASVDYSRYNQDIIRSLLNSFDDRDADVVKAAWMALSAFTKKLRKEEMESLVISTRQTLQRIGVAGANLRGFELPKGINAILPIFLQGLMNGTADQRVQAALGISDIVDRTSEASLKPFVTQITGPLIRVVSERATEVKSAILLTLNNLLDKMPAALKPFLPQLQRTFAKSLADPSSETLRTRAAKALGTLIKYTPRIDPLIAELVTGSKTADPGVKTAMLKALYEVISKAGANMGEASRASVLSLIDMDTDERDETMTITNAKLLGALIKNVPEEAAHGLLKNRVATSHFTHSSVLALNSVLVESPDALLQSPLADDLPDLLCQGVTNKNVFVADNCILATGKYLLSDSPKTFETTKGIFEALASVIQPGNATDSRRLALVVVRTVSRNDMEMVRPHIALLAQPIFASVRDPVIPVKLAAEAAFVELFNVADEESRIFDKFMAGPGADLPANTKRSMGDYFKRVAMRLGSQARERREAEGGQGGLGLSNDEAEDEKEIWSVGKVDVGSEAFS, from the exons ATGCAGCATCTCGATGCCTCGCAGTGGGACCAGTTTGCTACCGATATTATCCTAGCAGACGCGGATGCTTTGGAAAAGTGCCACCAACCCGTTTCCAGGAAGTCAGTCACTCACTCCGCCATCATTGTTACAAGGAGGGGTTTGCGGAAACTCTTCTCTTCGAATGAACTGAGTAAAAAACGGCTTTCTGCTTCTGTTGATGTCCTGACTGCGAAGGGGGCTCAGTCGACCTCTAGGAATGCTGTCTTGCTTGGTGTCATCGCTGGCGTATCCGCTAGGAAGGATCACTTGCGACCTATTCTCGATTCTCTCAAATCCAAATATTACGATTTCTTTGCGAGAGAGATAATTGGCTCTCGTACCAGTGTTCCAGAGCATCTAGTGCTTGGACTCGGTGACTTCTTCACTTCGTTCGCCACACTTGAAGAAATATCTAAAGAGCTGATCCCTGCTCTCGAGAAGGGTCTTCTGCGTGCCCCTGAGGTTATTCTTGGTGGAGTTATCACGCCTCTTGTTCGTTGTCTCCCTGACAACTTTGATCTttccaagatccttgagcAGAATCTGCTCAAGCCCCTTTTGTCAAATGCAAAATCTACCAATGCAGCTATTCGTGCTGGCTCTTTAGATGCGTTCAGCGCCCTGGTCAACAAGTCTGGCGACACTGCGTCTTTGGAAAAAGTCATCAACGAGGTTGCGACACCCCTGAAATCCGGTAAACTTGCATCTCCTGACCACCGTGTACTGCATGCGCAAATGCTTCAGACTGCACCTCTTTCAAAAGCAAGTGCCGAGCAAGTCGCAAACGCAGTTGCAGTCATCGCTGCCAAAGAAGGGAATGAGAGTGCTTTAGCTGCGGAGACTTCAGCCTTAGCAAAAGCGGTTTCTTTCTTATTGACCAACGATGCTGAGGTCCCCAAAAGTGTGCTGGAATCCGTTACTAAGGGCCTTACTGAAAAGAAAATTCCTTCTCGGAAGTACTGGTTGCTCCGTGTCGGTGGTATCTTGCAATCCATCAATGAAGCGCAATCAGTGTCTTCGGCAATGGCTGCTTTTGTGGACGCAGTGATACCAAAAGTCATTACCACTTTCACAGAGGTGACATCCAATGCAGCTAGTGCTGCTCAGAACGGCCTTATTGTTGGTGCCTACATTCTGACGGCTGTAAGCACACATATTCAGCGCTTGCTTCCTGGTTCTGCAGCCGATTTAAGCATGGCAAAAGCATCGGTTACCAAGCAATCGTTATCCTTGGATCCCAAGTCATCCTTCCTCCTCAGTCCTCGAATCTACTCTAAGGTCACAGCCGATGAGGATCTTAAGTGGTTTTCACGTGCTTTGAACTCTATCTTTCAAGGTCTTGACAAGGGGGCTGATAATCAGGTTGCCCTCGCTTGGTCTGAAGCAATTATTCACCTAGTTACCGCTCAGAGCGTACCGGCAACTGTTCAGCAGGAGACCTCCAAGACCCTTTCCAATCTGTACGTTCGTAGTCCAAAACTGGTATCAAGTTTCATTATTGCCGGCCTTTGGGATTATTTGAAGCACTCTGGATCTCCTGATAAGGAACCATCATCAGGTGCTCACAACCTGATCCAGGTTGTGAAGGCTATCTGTTTGACCCCTAGTGACATCGAAAAGTCCGGGGAAACCATCAACACGGAGGATCTCGAGACACAGGCAAACAATCTCCTTGTTCTGGCGCGCTCAGAGCTGATCCCTAGGGCAAACTGGATCGATTTGTGCCTCAGAATGGAACTGGACCCTGGCAATCTGGTCAAGAAGTACCAAGATGAGCTTGTGACAGAAATAGAGAATCAAACATCGTTCTCCCAGAAG GTTGACGCCATCAAGAAAGCTGCGTACAACGCAGCTGCTGACTTAGCTTTTGTTGCTCCCGAAACCATTATTCCACGCCTGCTGGAGACCCTCAGCCGCGATCTCAACGCCGAGCAACTCCACGATATTGGTCCTGTCGAAGCGGCCATCTTTAGAACGCCTGAGGGTACTGTGTTCGTTGATGTGCTTGCAAAGAAGTCTCAGCAAGTCTTGGACAAAAATAAAAAGGACTATGACATTCTCAAATGGGAGGAAGAACTTAGGAGTCAGCTTGAAAAAAAGAAGGGCCAACAGAAGAAGCTAACCCCAGAGGAGAACGCAAAAGTCAATGCTCAACTCAAGAAAGAGAGCCTAATCAGGCAATCTATAACTGAGATCGAGGCAAGGCTTTTGCGGGGCATTGGCATTATCCGAAGCCTTGCCACTGGTCCACCAACAGATGCTGCCCAATGGCTCGGTACTGCAGTTTCACTCTTGATCGGCATTATGGACGCCGGTGCTACTATGATCACTGGTGATGCAGCACCATTGGCTTACATAACTTGCGCAGAGAAGGTTACAGAGCGCCTGGGCTCGATGAGGCCTTTCGTCGGCGTCGCGGCCCTCAGGCTGCGCGGCGTGTCGCTGGCAGAGAACTATCAAgaggaagctgttgaagactTGGTAACAAGAGTTTTGTACCGTTTACGGTTTGCTGGCGAGCAGCGACCTTTCGACTCTGTATCACTCATCTACGCGTTGCCCCTCGTGCTGGAGCTTCTCCGTAAAGGTGGAGTTGGTGATTCGCCCGATGATGCAGATGCTCAGCTAGTATTGGCCATCGAGTTCCTCTCATACCATACAGATGTCTGTAGTGATGAGGCTGTTCCTCGTGCCGAGCTTCTTTCAGTTCTTATCACTTCTATGCAGGCATATGCTCAACATTACAAGCTCCTCAGGGACTGTTTTGCTGATATGTGCCGCTGCATCGCACCAAACATGGACCGTGAGGAGATGGTTATTCTTGCAAAGGGTGCGCTGGTGCCTGAAACTCGAGTCAGATCAACTGTGCTGCAATCTATCAGCGCTGAAGTTGACATGAGCGAGCTTGGCTACTCCGATGAAATCTGGATCGCTGctcatgacgatgaggaagaaaacCAAGATCTCGGTCGCGAGATATGGGAGGAGAGTGGCTTCGAAGTGACGCCGGAGGTGCCACTTAAAATGTTACCTTTCCTCGAGAGCAAAGATGGGCAGTTGCGCCGTGCCGCTGCTCGCTCCCTGGCTGAAGCAGCTAGCTTACATAATGAGTCTTTGGATGCGGTGCTTGACCAGCTCAAAACCACTTATGTCGAGCTTGCCAAGCCCCGGGTTCAGCAGCTCGATGAGTTCGGCATGCCCAAAAAGATGGATCTGTCCGATCCTTGGGAAGGAAGGCAAGGTATCGCTACAGCTTTCAAAGAGATTGCTCCAGTTTTCAAGGTTGATCAGCTGGATCCTTTCTTTGACTTCCTTATCGATGCCGGTCCTCTCGGAGATAAAAACGATGCAGTGAGAGGTGAGATGCTGGATGCTTCGATCACGGCCATCGAAATTCACGGCAAGGGCATCCTTGATGACCTCATGTCAAAATTCGAACAGACCTTGGAACAACCAGACAAGAACAGCGATGCTGCTGACCGCGTCAACGAGGCAGTGATCATTATGTACGGTGCCTTGGCTCGCCATTTGAGCCCTGGTGATCCCAAGATACCTATCGTTATCGACCGTCTCATGGCAACTCTAAGTACGCCCTCGGAGACGGTACAATATGCCATTGCTGAATGTCTGCCTCCCCTGATTCGAGCCTGCCCTGACCAGTCTTCCAAGTACTTTGGTCAAATCATGGAGCAGCTTCTCACTTCTAAAAAGTATGCTGTTCAGCGAGGTTCGGCTTATGGTCTGGCTGGCCTTGTAATGGGCAGGGGTATTGCGGCACTAAGAGAGTACCGAGTTCTCTCAGCTCTCACTGACGCAATGGAAAACAAAAAGGAGGCAAATCAGCGTGAGGCCGCTTTGCTAGCATACGAACTTCTCTCAACTATGCTTGGACGCGTCTTTGAACCTTACGTGATCCAGATTGTGCCCCAGCTGCTGACGGGCTTCGGTGATGCTAACGCGAACGTTCGTGAGGCTTGTCTGGCAGCGGCTAAGTCGTGCTTTGCGAAGCTAAGCTCTTACGGTGTGAAGAGAATCATGCCAACTCTgcttgatggtcttgaagagCAACAGTGGAGGAGCAAGAAGGGTGCTTGTGACCTTCTTGGTGCAATGGCATATCTCGATCCACAGCAGCTCGCCAACAGTCTGCCAGACATCATCCCCCCTCTGACGGGTGTGTTAAACGACAGCCACAAGGAAGTAAGAGCTGCCGCAAACCgaagcttgaagaggttTGGCGAAGTCATCAACAATCCAGAAATTAAATCGTTGGTCGACATTATTCTGAAGGCTCTGAGTGACCCTACAAAGTATACAGATGAAGCTCTGGACTCGCTCATCAAGGTCCAGTTTGTTCATTACCTTGATGCTCCATCTTTGGCATTGGTCACTCGCATTCTGCAGCGTGGTTTGGGCGATCGTTCCAATACCAAGCGCAAGGCAGCTCAGGTAATCGGTAGCTTGGCTCATCTGACCGAAAAGAAGGACGTGGTCATGCATTTGCCGGTACTTGTGGCTGGTCTGAAGATTGCCATTGTCGACCCTGTGCCTACCACTCGAGCGACGGCTTCCAGAGCGTTGGGTTCTTTGGTCGAGAAGCTTGGGGAAGACACACTTCCCGATCTTATTCCTGGTCTGATGCAGACTCTCAAATCAGATACTGGTGCTGGCGATCGATTGGGATCTGCTCAGGCTCTTAGCGAGGTGCTCGCTGGATTGGGAACGACAAGGCTGGAGGAGACTCTTCCCACCATTCTTCAAAATGTCGAATCCTCAAAGCCCGCCGTTCGCGAAGGCTTTATGTCACTTTTTATTTTCCTTCCTGTCTGTTTTGGCAACAGCTTCTCCAATTACTTGGGTCGCATTGTACCACCTATTCTGGCCGGTCTTGCCGACGATGTCGAGTCGATTCGTGAAACCGCACTGCGTGCAGGTCGTCTGCTGGTCAAAAATTTCGCTGCTCGTGCTGTCGATCTCCTCCTTCCAGAACTTGAACGCGGCCTTGCGGACGACAGCTACAGAATCCGACTTAGCTCTGTCGAACTTGTAGGGGAccttctcttcaaccttACAGGTATCAAGGCTGGAACCGAGGCTGAGGACATtgaggaggacgagaacATCAAAGAAGCAGGCGCTTCTTTGAAGGAAACACTCGGAGAGGAGAAGCGGAATAAGATACTTTCTGCACTCTACGTGTGCCGCTGCGATACAGCTGGGGCCGTTCGCTCAGCCGCTATTGCTGTCTGGAAGGTTCTTGTTCACAGCCCCAGAACTCTGAAGGAGCTTGTGCCAACCCTCACACAACTTCTTATCCGTCGCTTGGGAAGTTCCAATATGGAACACAAGGTCATTGCCAGCAATGCCCTGGGAGAACTTATTCGAAAGGCTGGAGACAGTGTTCTCTCCAGTCTTCTTCCCACTTTGGAAGAAGGCCTTCAGACATCTACAGATGTTGACGCTAAGCAGGGTATTTGCTTTGCTCTGAGGGAGCTTATCTCATCTGCTTCACCGGAGGCTCTTGAGGATCACGAAAAGACCCTGATTTCCGTTGTTCGTACCGCACTGACGGATTCTGATGAGAATGTCCGAGAAGCCGCTGCTGAAGCATTTGATTCGCTTCAACAAATCTTTGGCAAGCGAGCAGTTGATCAAgttcttcctttccttctcAACCTATTGCGTTCCGAGGGTGAAGCAGACAATGCTCTGCAGGCACTCCTCACCCTGCTTACTGAGACGACTCGCTCGAATATTATCCTGCCAAACCTCATCCCAACCCTCACGACACCACCCATATCAGCCTTCGATGCCAAGGCTCTTGCCTCTCTGTCCAAGGTTGCTGGACCTGCGATGAACCGTCGCCTCCCCAACATTATCAATTCGCTCATGGATAACGAGATAAATtgtgacgatgatggccttCGTGAAGAGCTGGCGACATCCTTCGACACCGTCGTTCAGTCGATCGACGAATACGATGGTCTGAATACGGTCATGAACGTTCTCCTGCAGCTTCTCAAACACGAGGATCACCGACGCCGAGCGGCTACTGCTCGCCACTTGGGCAACTTTTTTGCCGCTGCCAGCGTGGATTATTCCAGATATAACCAGGATATCATTCGTTCATTGCTTAACTCCTTTGACGACAGGGATGCCGATGTCGTCAAGGCCGCGTGGATGGCTCTCAGCGCATTCACAAAGAAGCTGCGaaaggaggagatggagtCGCTCGTCATTTCCACTCGACAAACTCTTCAGCGTATCGGTGTTGCAGGAGCAAACCTGCGTGGCTTCGAGCTACCGAAGGGTATCAATGCCATTTTACCAATCTTCCTGCAAGGTTTGATGAATGGTACTGCAGACCAAAGAGTTCAAGCTGCTCTGGGTATTTCAGACATCGTTGACAGAACAAGCGAGGCCTCTCTGAAGCCATTTGTTACCCAGATTACTGGTCCCCTGATCCGTGTCGTTTCAGAGCGCGCCACTGAAGTCAAGTCGGCGATCCTTTTGACACTCAATAATCTCCTGGATAAGATGCCTGCAGCACTGAAGCCTTTTCTTCCACAGCTGCAACGTACATTTGCCAAGTCTCTTGCGGACCCATCCAGTGAGACTTTGAGAACACGGGCTGCCAAGGCACTTGGTACTTTGATCAAGTATACGCCCCGTATCGATCCGTTGATTGCTGAGCTAGTCACTGGGTCGAAGACAGCCGATCCTGGTGTCAAGACGGCCATGCTCAAGGCCTTGTATGAAGTTATCAGTAAGGCGGGTGCGAATATGGGTGAGGCGTCACGAGCTTCTGTCTTGTCACTTATCGACATGGATACGGACGAGAGAGATGAGACCATGACCATCACTAATGCCAAGCTGCTGGGGGCTCTCATCAAAAATGTTCCTGAGGAAGCCGCTCATGGTTTATTGAAGAACCGCGTGGCGACCTCGCATTTCACTCATTCATCTGTCCTTGCCCTGAACTCAGTCCTCGTGGAGTCACCAGACGCGCTGCTTCAAAGCCCCTTGGCTGATGACTTGCCCGATTTGCTTTGCCAGGGCGTCACCAACAAGAAT GTATTTGTTGCAGACAATTGCATTCTGGCAACTGGTAAGTACCTGCTATCAGATTCTCCCAAGACATTTGAGACTACAAAGGGAATTTTTGAAGCTCTTGCCTCTGTGATCCAACCTGGCAATGCAACCGACTCACGCAGACTTGCACTGGTTGTCGTTCGTACTGTCAGTCGCAATGATATGGAAATGGTCCGACCTCATATCGCTCTGTTAGCACAACCCATATTTGCCAGTGTTCGCGACCCCGTTATTCCCGTCAAGCTCGCCGCTGAGGCGGCATTTGTGGAGCTTTTCAATGTGGCTGATGAAGAGAGCCGCATTTTCGATAAATTCATGGCTGGTCCAGGAGCAGATCTGccagccaacaccaagaggAGCATGGGAGACTATTTTAAACGTGTTGCCATGAGGCTAGGCTCTCAAGCCCGCGAGAGGCGCGAGGCTGAGGGTGGACAGGGGGGACTGGGACTGTCtaatgatgaagctgaggatgagaaggagatttGGAGTGTGGGAAAAGTTGATGTGGGCAGCGAAGCCTTCTCATAA
- a CDS encoding 50S ribosomal protein L19e: MNWLQCFLMVSPRIRVNLRTQKRLASAVIGCGKRKIWLDPNEQSEISNANSRQTIRKLISDGLIIRKPVTQHSRSRARELNLARREGRHRGYGKRKGTADARMPSQVLWMRRLRVLRRLLVKYRASGKIDKHLYHELYHSSKGNAFKHKRALVEHIHRAKAEKARETALQEEMDAKRAKNKAARERKQERAAAKRNALLAEE; the protein is encoded by the exons ATGAACTGGTTGCAATGCTTTTTGATGGTGTCGCCACGGATCCG GGTCAATCTGCGAACTCAGAAGCGCCTGGCCTCAGCGGTCATCGGCTGTGGCAAGCGCAAGATCTGGCTCGACCCCAACGAGCAGAGCGAGATCTCCAACGCCAACTCTCGCCAGACCATCCGAAAGCTCATCTCCGATGGCCTCATCATCCGAAAGCCCGTCACCCAGCACTCACGATCGCGCGCTCGCGAGCTGAACCTCGCCCGACGAGAGGGCCGACACCGTGGCTATGGTAAGCGTAAGGGTACCGCCGATGCCCGTATGCCTAGCCAGGTCCTCTGGATGCGCCGCCTCCGAGTCCTCCGCCGTCTCTTGGTCAAGTACCGTGCCAGCGGCAAGATCGATAAGCACCTCTACCACGAGCTGTACCACAGCAGCAAGGGTAACGCTTTCAAGCACAAGCGTGCCCTCGTCGAGCAC ATTCACCGTGCTAAGGCTGAGAAGGCCCGTGAGACTGCCCTTCAGGAGGAGATGGATGCCAAGCGTGCGAAGAACAAGGCTGCCCGCGAGCGCAAGCAGGAGCGCGCGGCGGCGAAGCGAAATGCTCTCCTTGCCGAGGAGTAA
- a CDS encoding serine hydroxymethyltransferase, mitochondrial, with protein sequence MSLAGVRGTSRVLRNIARPAAVSVTCTRAASSIALEDQQQALSAHLSKADPAVFDIIEKEKDRQKHFINLIPSENFTSQAVLDALGSVMQNKYSEGYPGARYYGGNEFIDQAERLCQQRALESFGLDPKLWGVNVQALSGAPANLYVYSALLNTHDRLMGLDLPHGGHLSHGYQTPTKKISAISKYFETLPYRLDETTGYIDYDKLEEMASIYRPKIIVAGASAYSRLIDYQRMREICDKTNAYLLADIAHISGLVAAKVIPGPFAYADIVTTTSHKSLRGPRGALIFYRKGERRQNPKTKEDILYDLEGPINSSVFPGHQGGPHNHTITALAVALKQAQTPEFQAYQSQVLKNAKAFAKRLSEPKGKGGLGYKLVSGGTDNHLVLADLKPQGIDGGRVERVLELVGVAANKNTVPGDRSALVPGGLRMGTPAMTTRGFNEDDFVRVADVVDRAVTITSRIDKAARKAAEEKGEKSPGKIKVFLDHLGDGETESEIVQLRSEVEDWVGTYPLPWSTSE encoded by the exons ATGTCTCTCGCCGGCGTGAGAGGCACCTCGCGTGTCCTGCGTAACATCGCAAGGCCAGCTGCTGTATCCGTGACATGTACTCGTGCCGCATCTTCCATAGCTCTGGAGGACCAGCAGCAG GCCCTCTCAGCCCATCTGAGCAAAGCTGACCCCGCTGTCTTCGACATCATTGAGAAG GAGAAAGACCGCCAGAAGCATTTCATCAATCTGATTCCTTCCGAAAACTTTACGTCGCAGGCTGTACTCGATGCTCTTGGCAGCGTGATGCAGA ATAAATACTCGGAAGGATACCCAGGGGCCCGCTACTACGGCGGGAATGAATTCATCGACCAGGCCGAAAGGCTTTGTCAACAGCGCGCCCTTGAATCGTTCGGCCTCGACCCAAAGTTATGGGGTGTCAATGTTCAAG CTCTCTCTGGCGCTCCAGCGAACCTCTATGTCTACTCTGCCTTGCTCAACACCCATGATCGGTTAATGGGTCTAGACCTACCACATGGCGGCCATCTATCTCATGGTTACCAAACGCCCACAAAGAAGATTTCAGCGATATCAAAGTACTTCGAAACTCTACCGTACCGACTGGACGAGACTACAGGATACATCGACTACGACaagttggaggagatggcAAGCATATATAGGCCAAAGATTATTGTCGCCGGTGCGAGTGCTTATAGTCGACTAATCGACTATCAGCGCATGCGGGAGATCTGCGACAAGACCAACGCCTACCTACTGGCCGACATCGCCCATATTTCTGGCCTTGTTGCAGCAAAGGTCATTCCTGGTCCCTTCGCCTACGCCGATATCGTAACCACAACGAGCCACAAGAGCCTAAGAGGTCCCCGAGGTGCTCTGATCTTTTATAGGAAAGGCGAGCGGAGACAAAATCCCAAGACGAAGGAAGATATTCTTTATGATCTCGAAGGTCCTATCAACAGCTCTGTGTTTCCCGGTCACCAAGGCGGTCCGCATAACCACACCATCACCGCTCTTGCTGTAGCTCTCAAGCAAGCCCAAACTCCAGAGTTCCAAGCATATCAGTCCCAGGTTCTGAAAAACGCCAAGGCTTTCGCAAAGCGGCTGAGCGAGCCCAAGGGCAAAGGCGGCTTGGGATACAAGCTTGTCAGCGGAGGTACAGACAACCACTTGGTCCTGGCTGATCTCAAACCCCAGGGCATTGATGGTGGTCGAGTTGAGCGTGTCTTGGAGTTGGTAGGTGTGGCGGCCAACAAAAACACAGTCCCGGGGGATCGTTCTGCTTTGGTTCCTGGTGGCCTTCGCATGGGTACTCCTGCCATGACTACCCGTGGCTTTAACGAGGATGATTTTGTTCGTGTTGCTGACGTTGTGGATCGTGCCGTCACCATTACTTCTCGTATCGACAAAGCTGCTAGAAAAGCAGCAGAGGAGAAAGGTGAGAAGAGCCCTGGCAAGATAAAGGTTTTCCTAGACCACCTCGGTGATGGTGAGACGGAATCCGAAATTGTCCAACTACGaagtgaggttgaggattGGGTTGGCACATATCCTCTTCCATGGAGCACCTCAGAATAA